One Punica granatum isolate Tunisia-2019 chromosome 3, ASM765513v2, whole genome shotgun sequence genomic window carries:
- the LOC116198867 gene encoding receptor-like protein 20 has protein sequence MGKGLYLFMSLQFILPFKILLAAQSPLPPPQLWCHDDERSALLEFKGSLVLRYPDFDTCFNSWRPEGEARNCCSWEGVECGGPHNHVIGLNLIQCGGDPYSSINSNSSIFRLVHLQKLNLNSFDLNYSSIPTSLGNLQSLRELTLSRCNLQGMIPPSISNLTKLVTLDLTFNSLRGPILPFISNLTHLVTLELAYNQFTGEILPSLGNLIRLTGLDLRLNQFTGEIPTQIASLTHLQRLGLSFNKLHGTIPASLSELQSLTYLFLRSNNLSGTVQLDMFSEMEHLEQLILSFNNFSLAIGPNGSDSLKNVQILGLAQCNLSEFPEFLEKLDNLFQLDLSYNNLSGQIPEWFLNTTLQTLAYLNLSRNSLTSFPRDLFYYNATYLQSLDLRFNKLQGSLPIPPKQIGYYLVSDNMLSGELSPLLCDWKYVSLLDLSKNNFTGELPQCLSSLSENLVMLTLHSNNFHGRIPLFGSNTSTCALEMIDLSNNQLQGPLPRSLSNCSELTFLNVGSNRIHDTFPSWLGSLSGLRVLILQSNKFHGGIEKPKRDPGFPKLQIIDLSYNNFQLSLPSLYFQSWRHMGVSSPERNYYLSGYNGPFGIFQGFEYSSYDFSMTIINKGVEMEYEKIFGYFKVVDLSSNNFTGEIPDSIASLDGLHLLNLSNNMLIGSVSPSMAALMQLESLDLSQNELLGDIPLQLTQLTFLAFFNVSYNNLSGPIPRGKQFDSFQSNSYLGNEGLCGDPLSRKCGSPPQPPPPNSAENDEGSDATFEIEWKAVAAGYAGSFIVAAAVGHKIITKQPGWFAQTFGLRQHRRRT, from the coding sequence ATGGGGAAGGGCTTGTATCTCTTCATGTCCTTGCAATTTATTCTTCCATTTAAAATTCTCCTAGCAGCCCAATCTCCCCTCCCTCCGCCGCAGCTCTGGTGCCATGACGATGAGAGGTCTGCCCTGTTGGAATTCAAGGGAAGTCTCGTACTGAGATATCCTGATTTTGATACGTGTTTTAACTCATGGAGGCCAGAAGGAGAAGCTCGGAATTGCTGCTCCTGGGAAGGTGTCGAGTGCGGTGGCCCTCACAACCACGTGATCGGCCTCAACCTCATTCAGTGTGGCGGTGACCCCTACAGTTCGATCAACTCCAATAGTAGCATATTCCGGCTTGTGCACTTACAGAAGCTCAATCTCAATTCATTCGACCTCAATTACTCTTCCATACCCACTTCACTTGGAAACCTCCAATCCTTGAGAGAGCTGACCCTCAGTCGATGCAATCTTCAGGGTATGATTCCTCCATCAATAAGTAACTTGACCAAACTCGTTACCCTAGACCTTACATTCAATAGTCTTCGTGGCCCAATCCTTCCTTTTATCTCAAACTTGACACACCTCGTAACATTAGAGCTGGCCTATAATCAATTCACCGGTGAGATACTGCCATCACTTGGGAACCTCATCCGACTTACTGGGTTAGATCTGCGCTTGAATCAATTTACAGGTGAAATTCCAACTCAAATAGCGAGCCTCACCCATTTACAACGCCTTGGCCTGTCTTTCAATAAGCTTCATGGCACAATCCCGGCCTCGCTCTCTGAACTCCAAAGCCTCACCTATCTTTTTCTTCGTTCAAACAATCTCAGTGGAACAGTGCAGTTGGACATGTTCTCAGAGATGGAGCACCTAGAGCAACTCATCTTATCATTCAACAATTTCTCACTCGCCATTGGACCAAATGGAAGTGATAGTCTAAAAAATGTCCAGATTCTCGGTTTGGCTCAATGCAATCTGAGTGAGTTCCCGGAGTTCCTAGAGAAACTAGATAACTTGTTTCAGTTAGACTTATCCTATAACAATCTCTCTGGACAAATACCAGAATGGTTTCTGAATACAACACTGCAAACTCTAGCATATCTGAACCTTTCACGTAATTCTCTGACCAGTTTCCCAAGGGATCTCTTCTATTACAATGCAACTTATCTTCAATCTCTAGACCTTCGGTTTAACAAGCTGCAGGGATCACTTCCCATTCCTCCAAAACAGATTGGGTATTACCTGGTGTCAGATAACATGCTATCCGGCGAATTATCACCACTTTTATGCGATTGGAAGTATGTAAGTTTACTTGATCTCTCGAAGAACAACTTTACAGGTGAGCTCCCACAATGCTTGAGCAGCTTGAGCGAGAACCTGGTGATGCTAACTTTGCATAGCAACAACTTCCATGGAAGAATTCCTCTCTTCGGAAGCAACACCAGCACCTGTGCACTGGAGATGATAGACCTGAGCAATAATCAGTTGCAAGGGCCATTGCCGAGATCTCTCTCAAATTGTTCGGAGTTAACATTCCTTAATGTGGGCAGCAATAGGATACATGATACTTTCCCATCTTGGTTAGGGTCACTTTCCGGCTTAAGGGTACTCATCTTGCAGTCTAATAAATTCCATGGAGGAATCGAAAAACCCAAGAGGGACCCCGGATTCCCCAAATTACAGATCATTGACCTCTCTTACAATAACTTTCAGCTATCCCTGCCATCCTTATACTTCCAGAGTTGGAGACACATGGGTGTTTCTAGTCCTGAGCGGAACTATTACTTAAGTGGATACAATGGGCCGTTTGGGATCTTTCAGGGCTTTGAATATTCATCCTATGATTTCTCAATGACAATCATTAACAAGGGGGTGGAGATGGAGTATGAAAAGATATTCGGATACTTCAAAGTGGTCGATCTTTCAAGCAACAACTTTACTGGGGAGATTCCAGATTCTATTGCCAGTCTAGACGGACTTCATCTGCTCAATCTTTCCAACAATATGCTCATAGGATCAGTCTCTCCATCCATGGCAGCTCTGATGCAATTGGAATCTCTTGACCTTTCCCAGAACGAGCTCTTGGGGGATATCCCCCTACAGCTGACGCAGCTCACTTTCCTTGCCTTCTTTAATGTGTCGTACAACAACCTGTCAGGCCCTATACCTCGAGGGAAGCAGTTTGATTCATTTCAAAGCAACTCGTACTTGGGAAATGAAGGGCTGTGTGGAGATCCTTTGTCAAGAAAATGCGGAAGTCCCCCACAACCGCCGCCTCCAAATAGTGCCGAAAATGATGAAGGTTCTGATGCAACATTTGAGATTGAGTGGAAAGCTGTTGCTGCAGGTTACGCGGGTAGTTTCATTGTCGCAGCAGCTGTTGGACACAAGATAATCACTAAACAACCGGGTTGGTTTGCACAAACTTTTGGACTCAGACAACACAGGAGGAGGACGTAG